A single window of Nasonia vitripennis strain AsymCx chromosome 4, Nvit_psr_1.1, whole genome shotgun sequence DNA harbors:
- the LOC100120743 gene encoding SPARC, whose translation METKHLLVGLLVVALLLVSDASAEKKKKHRRARTTTTEASVDDDVMNMLEGDDIAAEAAEHAKERKAELPEGDPCQLKHCGAGRVCQLTEDHEAKCVCIEQCDEEAEPRRRVCTNYNETFGSDCEVYQARCFCDTDDPRCRGPDYQHVHIEYYGECKRMPACKEEDRLDFPRRMRDWLFNIMRDLADRQELPHYYMKMQREAESNHTLRWSNAAIWKWCDLDGHPHDRAVSRHELFPIRAPLMALEHCIAPFLDSCDSDNDHKITLKEWGKCLELEEDDLEEQCDHLAEAAAAESEE comes from the exons ATGGAGACGAAGCATCTGCTCGTCGGGCTGTTGGTCGTCGCGCTTCTGCTAGTCAGCGATGCTTCTGCTGAG aaaaagaagaagcatcGTCGAGCGAGGACCACGACAACCGAAGCCagcgtcgacgacgacgtcaTGAACATGTTGGAGGGCGACGACATTGCCGCCGAAGCTGCGGAACATGCAAAGGAAAGGAAAGCCGAACTCCCGGAAGGCGATCCTTGCCAGCTCAAGCACTGCGGGGCTGGTCGAGTCTGTCAG cTGACCGAGGACCACGAGGCCAAGTGCGTCTGCATCGAGCAATGCGACGAGGAAGCCGAGCCTAGAAGACGAGTCTGCACCAACTACAACGAGACCTTCGGAAGCGACTGCGAAGTTTACCAAGCCAGATGCTTCTGCGACACCGACGATCCACGTTGTCGAGGCCCCGACTACCAGCACGTCCACATCGAGTACTACGGGGAGTGCAAGCGGATGCCT gCGTGCAAGGAAGAGGACAGGCTCGACTTCCCTCGTCGCATGCGCGACTGGCTGTTCAACATCATGCGCGACTTGGCCGACCGTCAGGAGCTGCCGCATTACTACATGAAGATGCAGCGCGAGGCTGAATCGAATCACACGCTACGTTGGTCCAACGCGGCGATCTGGAAGTGGTGCGACCTCGACGGTCATCCACACGACAGAGCTGTCTCCAGACACGAGCTCTTCCCCATCAGGGCACCTCTCATGGCTCTGGAGCATTGCATCGCGCCGTTCCTCGATTCCTGCGACTCCGACAACGACCACAAAATCACGCTCAAAGAGTGGGGCAAGTGCTTGGAGCTCGAGGAG GATGATTTGGAGGAGCAGTGCGACCACTTGGCAGAGGCAGCTGCGGCTGAGAGCGAGGAATGA